Below is a genomic region from Phoenix dactylifera cultivar Barhee BC4 unplaced genomic scaffold, palm_55x_up_171113_PBpolish2nd_filt_p 000953F, whole genome shotgun sequence.
TTGTCCCATTAGACCTCACTGGTTGCGCCTAGCCATCTCCGtaatctcttcttttcctttccctttCCTCTCCTGCCCCATTCTTGAGTCCTTCCCTGCCACCATCCTTAATGCCTCCTTAGGTCTCCCACCTTTGGACGCCCTACAGCTACCTCATCTATCTTGACCTTTATTGCAACAACTTCCTTTTTACCCGCTCCTCATCTTCTCCTAGGTCTCCTTTTTACCCGCtcctcaacttcctcttggttGCCTTCATTTGCTGTGCTGCCCTCCTCCTTCACCCCATCTCCTCATTCGTCATCACTATCCACATGTTCCACCACTACAGTGTTATGCACTATATTTGGCTCCTTGCCCCCATCTCCTTCACCTTCTCCGCCTTTCTCAAGGCCTGCACCATTGCATGCTCCTTACCAATGGGCGTCTAGGTCCATACCTATGCCCTTGACACTGATAATTTTGATACCAACCTCTTCATTCAAAATACCCTTTATCTCTATGTACATCAAGTGCTTCGACGTGATGTCCACTTGCAAGGTGTTTGAAGGAATGTCTGTTAGCAATACCATATCTTGGGCTTTGTTGATCCTTGCCTATATCAAGACATAGGACATAGACTCCATTGAGGGGCTTTTCAAGAGGGCCCTAGTGAAGGACATAGTGCCATGGACTACCATGGTCATAAGGTGAGGTAAGGCCACACCCTCTCTCCTCTCCATCTTTTTCGTTTCATCTTTATTTTGCCCAAACTCTTCTCTAAATACAAGAAGTGAACTTTCTTCTAAGTCAActaatgcaatttaagttgtaAAGCTACTTGAGCTGCAGTGCAACTTTAATTATAAAGCTCCAACGAAGCATAGAAAAACTAGTTGACCAATATCCGCCAACTAGAATGTAGTTAAGTGCCCCAACCACCAATCAAATAAAATCTTTTTTTGTCTTCATATACCAGCTCTTTTTACCTTGAAAACTATTTTATCTTGGTCCAACTACTCTTATTAATTAAAGTAGACCTTTTTCTCTTTGTAAATATGAAAAAGGAATAGCGCATCGTAGAGCAAGGTGAAATGATGGATGAAGTTTTTCCAGCAATTACCAGACAAAGAAAGATGTACTCtcaccaacaaaagaaaaaggaaagatgtGCAACATCTACTTTACTCCAGTCAATCTCTGTATTCCCAATCATGTCCTACTGGGAGGCAAAATTTCAAGATCACACATGCTATGATCACAAGTGCAAGATGGGTCATGTTTCACGGGCTCAGCCCAACTAAAACATAGAAGCAGCCCCAACAGTCACAGCCACGAGTCTTGCATTCTCTTGCTTGAACAATTCACAACCCCAAATAAAAAACTAGTATGGTTAATCCAACTGATGAAGACAAACACACAAACTTTAAAACTACACAAGGCAATTTCTTGATTCAAAATAATCATAAAATTTCATGTCATCAATTAAGATATCTTTAGTTTTATCTACATGAGTATAATGTTACAACAAGATCAAGCTCTTACGCTAAATCTTGGCCAAAATATATACAAAATATTTACCATATCTCAATTCACGAACAGGGGGCCTGAGAAGAAAACTGGCAAGAAGCTATTAGAGAAATAAGCTTATCATATTTTTAGCAACCTGAAGCCACATGTTGTTGCCTCATTGGTGTGAGTGACCTTGCAAGTGGAAGGGGCACATGTGCTCTCACTACAGTCCCATTCTCCATGTATTCCttcaataattaatatatatatatttaggaaattaaacatgaatattttctttcttttgagataaTAACATCTTCCAGTTATTTTGTCACAAACATCTTATCCACTTGAAAGAGCCACACAAAGATGTAAGCAACAGGAATATCGAGATATTAAATTTGGATAGTGAAGAAGCATATACAGAAATCATTTTAAATGGATAATGAGATGGGAAGCAATGTACAAAAAAgtattatgcataaatcacggCTTTTGATTATATAAAGATGTGTGCATACATTGGTGGCTCGTTGCAGTTCCAAGCGTAGGCTAATTTCTGACAGCATAACAACATGACCTATCTGTCATTATGATCTGGAAGGACTTCAAATGCCATTCTTCTCATAGGCAAATTAATACAGGAGTACTTGTCATCGGGGCTTTGCATAAAGAAAGTTTACTAAGTGAATCATGTACTACTACTGATCTTAAATTCACCTTTCCCCTTTTCCCAAAAGATCATGCCATTTGTACAGAAGGTAACTTTAAATATCTCCTCggcccttcatttttttttttttgttgcatctTTTCCCTTTTTGGTGCACGATAGGTTTAAAGAAAATGTTCAGCGATTGTAAGAGAATGGGGAAGTGTAATACCAACAGGGAAGGAATTTGCTCACTAGTCTGGTAGGTGTAGAAAGGAGACAGATTACACTTAGATAATGGTAACTTTATTTCAGTGGCAAATCCGATGAAAGATTGTAACTGTAAAATAGCAGTGACAATCACACAACTTTTACTCCAGACTGGTGGCATATTTCTACCTTGTTGGTGGATCTTAAACCATTAGAAAAAGATATCAAAATATTCTGGAAAGAACTCAAAGAAGAGTatgggaaaaagaagaaaaatctaaGCAGACTAGTGGAGTAGCTGacgcactatttttttttaataaataccaAAGAAAACGAGTTAGATGATGGATGGGGGGTGAGACAGAAATACAATGTTTAAACTGGAGTTTGGCTAGTTGGATCATACTTTAGTGTGGCATTTATCATATATTTTCTTCCTGACAACTGAATGAAGTAAATTATAGTGAAACAAGCCGTAGTTCCTCCCAGTATAGGCCCTTTTAATGCTTGGGTTAACATTGGGATGGTTTCATAGTTTCATAAGTTTGAACCTGTGGCATATTAAGTAATGACAACACCTGCCTATGAGATCTCCAAATCACTATTAAAATCATGACCATCAGCATGTCAGTTCGAGATCCAAGGGGTAGTCTCAAGGCCCTTAGCTATTGTTCTTGAGAAATGGTTGAATCAGGTCAATTCCTTGAAAGACATTTATAGGATTTCTCTCTACGACAATTTTCACTTCTGGATCTGGCTAGCTCAGTAGGTTCTGTTCTGTAGCATGTCTTTTTATTACCTAAAGCTGCCAAACTGAGAATCCTGCAACAATTCAAAGGGTCAATATCAAGTTGAGAGTTGGTAGTAAAATATTCTCGAACATCAATCATATGATGATCAATGAAACCAATTCGATATGAGGGTGGGAAAACAATGCATGATGGTGAAGGTGAAGGCTGAAAAGAAATACTGATGGTCTAAGATCAACCAAGAAAGGTAAGCACTTTTAGGAAGAGCCACGTGCCATTGGCACAGAATAAAAGAGTCATCCTAGAAAGTTTCAGTACCAAACCTTGGAGAAGAAACATAGTAATTTATTgagaatcatcttgcaaaaattGTCTGCTTTCGGTTTACTAACTGGGTGAAGTACCAAATAGAAAGCTTGACAGAATAACTGAATTTTGAGTATGCTCTTTGAGTGCTAACAGGATGCAGGAGAGTTGTTGATCACATGGTACGGTTCCAAACTATAAGATCTTAGTCATAAAAAACTCTATTGTATGTTAACTCATAAAAGATTATGGTGTCCAACTTGATTGGTGAAAGAGGTTAGTATGGTAAACAATTAGAGAACACTATAGCATTTGGCTAGGATGTCTAAGCAATTTGATATTCTTATTGAAAAGGCTTGGTGAATTATGAACCAAACTATTAATCAATTAACATGTAGAAAGAATGTAATGCAAAAGCTTCCCAAAGGTTGCAGAAGGCCTTGAGTTCTAATACCGAGCAACACTAAGTACATTCTTAAAGCGAGAGGgacagaagaagaggaaaaggaaacaaaGGGTCTTGGAAGGATACATGACTCCTCAACCATAATGGACCTACCAATAGCTTCATGTTTCCCAttcaaattaatatataaaaatactCTTATAAAGCCTATCATGTTTCTACATAAAGATTtaaggcatataaaatcaaaccCTAGACAATTCTAAACCCTTACAATGCAAACAAACCAAATACTATATCTCTTTAAAGTAACCAAAAATTAAACCAAAATTAATGCCAAATTTGTAATCGGTCCCTTGAAAGGAGTCATATCCAGCTACTTCAAGCTGAAAGAAACAGTTTTGATGTGCCTAAAATAGATATCCAATCAACATTGAAAAGCTCAGAACTTGATCCAAAATTCAACTCAATCAATTCAAAGAGTAACCAAGTTCTTATTGAATCTTAAATTTCAAGACTAGTCCAAGTGCTTACTGAATCTTAAATTTTGGACTTAATAATGACATGTACACTCTAGCATGAGGGGGAGTGTCAAACACCTAATATAGTAATTTCTTCTGTTAGATGTACTATAGGGACATGTTTGTCATCATCTACCCTTGTTTAGTGGTCACCCTAATTTAATAACATAGAAAATTATCCAGTCAAATTTGTGACTGAACAACTCATCTCTTTTCTGTTTCCACCAGCCCTTCTAGTTCCTATGTTCCCTGTTCTTTCTCatacctttttcttattgtcTAATAAAAGATCAGCTGGATTTCTCCTGTTGCAAGAGATGACAGCGATTTAAGAACACGACAGCAGGCTGTTCTCTCTGGAGATTGGATCTAGATCTAATAAAGTGCAATAGATCCAGATCAAGTAAGAAATTTTCTTGGCATGTACACGTGATTATCTTCATGACATCCTTGGCACATGCAATGTATGTGAGAGGTAGTGTGGGTGTTTGTGATCCTCCAATATGAttgaagagttttttttttgtttccatagTTCAACATAAAATTGATAAACACAAAGTTTGAGCATTGCACTTCTCTTGTTTCTCTCCCTTAAGAGTAAGAATTGAAGCATTGAACTGTAATGTATATTTATTTAACAGTGGTTCAGCTGTAACTAAGTTAAGCCTCAGGAACATGGAGACACTCAGAATCGCTAGCATTTTAAAAAGCAGCCTATGCAGCCACATATGCATATGCAGCCTCCCAAGTTCCCCGCATAGAGTCTAGGCTGCCTTGATATGCAGACAAGTTGCATAATGGGTGCCCAGGTGGCCCGCATAAGCCCAAGCCTTAGATATGTAGCACCTTCATTAGTGACTCCTTCATAagtttttcttattttcattgATTTTTATTGATCTGTTtccacatttttctttttttattattatgaatttatctatcttttaaatatttatagatATGAATTTCATAGATGCCTACCTAAGAATGCTTAAGCACCATGTGGTACCTTGTTTGCCAACATCCTACAACTGTTTTTCTGAAACTTTGCTCAGAATTTCAGCAATTTTATTAGCATAGATAACTTGAAAGGTGTTCAAATTTTTAACAGTTGTTTAAACAAATGAAGTGCATTGAGATCGCTTGCCACTTTTTATTCAACACCAAGATCCAACTACACCACTCACACTAAGTCAGCTAGGAAGCTTGTGGAATTCTTCCAAAAGAGAGATTTTTATAGCATCCACTAAGAAATGCTTAACAAATGATCCTTCATAAGTTTTGGACGGAGGGAAGGAAGTAGGAGAGTTACAAGACATGTTAACCTACATACCCTTGTATCTTAATTGGCATGCTTGTTTCCAATGTGTTTTAGAATAGACAGCCCATTTTTGTGTATATATTGCCTTCTAAGAACATCCCTGGCCTTGCTTCTCAAAACCtcatactctctctctccccccctctatCTGTCTCTGTGCGCGCTTCAAATGAACCGAGTCTATTAAAGTCACCAAGTCATCCATGATTTGCCAATCAACATCAAGCCACATACAGATATGTTTTCAGTTTAGGTATTTATAATGTTTTGTAATTTGTACCAAATTATTAGCAAGTTTATAGGTCATTAACATGATACTTACTGTTTCCTCCACCATTCCAACTTGATGTATGGTATTCAGGAGCATCCCTTTGTCATATGGAACAAAAGCTTCAACTGGTACCAATGAATCCTATGAAAATAATTCCGAATGAAACTCAATGACTAGAATTAAGCCCTCCATATTGAGACTAAATAGATTATACACAAATCTTAGAAAAATAAGCAATGGAAGCAACTTATACCTTAAGTTTTGTTTGAATTGCATTGCAGAATTGCTCTAGACCATCACCATTTATTGCTGATATGCAAACTACACCTTGTTTTTCAGCTTGAGTTTTTACTCTTTGTGGATCATCAGTCTTGTCAACCTGCAGCAAGCATCACACAGTTATAACTACGCAACTGGATTCATGTAGCCAGCATTTCTTATTAGTGCATCTGCCAGCATTTAAGGTGATATCTCGCAATAAAATTAGATAGAGAAAATACCAGAAATTTGCCTTACTACAAAAGGAACCATCAAGAGTGTGACAGTTGATAGTGGAAAAAATTATCATCCCATATATGTTCCTTTTAAGAAAATAAGGTATTAACTCATACTACTTAccaaaatattctgaatatagaATAAGCAAATAGTTTATTGCTATACATAAACTAATAATATTCACAAATATGAGAAAGAAGAAATTTAATATAGTCCTACCTTATTCCACACAACCAACTTTGGAATTGACGCCACATCTAATTCTTGTAGAACCTTATCGACAGCATCCATCTGTTGCTGAGCTAATGGATGGCTGAACTTGGtagaatcaaaaagaaaaaattcaccATGCTTAGTAACTGGATGTGAATGCAATATAAAGCGCGGTTATTCATTCATGTGACAAGATGTTACCTGATATCCACAACATGAACTAGAAGCGATGACTCAGATATTTCCTCTAATGTTGCTCTGAATGCGGCAACCTGTACCAGAATATTATTAGTAGCGAAACAATTGGACTTTTAATCTTCATGCTCTCTAAGAAACA
It encodes:
- the LOC103698536 gene encoding GTPase HflX-like isoform X3 is translated as MGEKQIEVDKRILRTQIGELRKELESVRKHRKQYRYRRLSVPVPIMSLVGYTNAGKSTLLNHLTGAEVLAEDQLFATLDPTTRRVQVAAFRATLEEISESSLLVHVVDISHPLAQQQMDAVDKVLQELDVASIPKLVVWNKVDKTDDPQRVKTQAEKQGVVCISAINGDGLEQFCNAIQTKLKDSLVPVEAFVPYDKGMLLNTIHQVGMVEETERIILLGNFNSKHFSKAKNYRDTLMGLILDLLAVLK
- the LOC103698536 gene encoding GTPase HflX-like isoform X4, with protein sequence MGEKQIEVDKRILRTQVGYTNAGKSTLLNHLTGAEVLAEDQLFATLDPTTRRVQMKNGNEFLLTDTVGFIQKLPTMLVAAFRATLEEISESSLLVHVVDISHPLAQQQMDAVDKVLQELDVASIPKLVVWNKVDKTDDPQRVKTQAEKQGVVCISAINGDGLEQFCNAIQTKLKDSLVPVEAFVPYDKGMLLNTIHQVGMVEETERIILLGNFNSKHFSKAKNYRDTLMGLILDLLAVLK
- the LOC103698536 gene encoding GTPase HflX-like isoform X2, with product MGEKQIEVDKRILRTQIGELRKELESVRKHRKQYRYRRLSVPVPIMSLVGYTNAGKSTLLNHLTGAEVLAEDQLFATLDPTTRRVQMKNGNEFLLTDTVGFIQKLPTMLVAAFRATLEEISESSLLVHVVDISHPLAQQQMDAVDKVLQELDVASIPKLVVWNKVDKTDDPQRVKTQAEKQGVVCISAINGDGLEQFCNAIQTKLKDSLVPVEAFVPYDKGMLLNTIHQVGMVEETEYMENGTVVRAHVPLPLARSLTPMRQQHVASGC